Proteins from one Aspergillus nidulans FGSC A4 chromosome VIII genomic window:
- a CDS encoding shugoshin family protein (transcript_id=CADANIAT00001206) produces MARLNESTASSEPIEILKRRFVRQNREIARVNSIQSLRIRSLESEVSNLLSENVSLREQIITLTQELERFEAARTLHDGVYDVKARLDSKLVELGNLITELGSLPRRYSRAVRENGEPAPARQSRESGPKEVDDTDPEPNLGFLDGRLPVIMEDKLYPRRTLTAQEVQELRDSDTDGPNCSGFEDSSISPKQRVEYDEAATGGPAYFIDTNTIVEEIENEHSLPPNLETRRKKKIGPATVNKDQADTRPISLLDSKFTRKCGAKRKFSAEDDESLFESSPSEDDEFQFSRPAQSPKLFSQNEHASADDGSGELRRPIQSPTLSSQNDHSPVKMKPQSERSIAHVHGERRVLEPKSTNTNILSPAKPSIMKDYNQNHDFGYNEKSEKPLPRQGKGAVDGSKNASPKKSSTRTPVFGNDGNKSGNKQKKSGAIKSNTPSLDGIEDSEIATTADMPSTRPSRRRGTVSQPESHKTEGISMPP; encoded by the exons ATGGCTCGATTGAATGAGTCAACAGCTTCGTCTGAACCCATCGAAATCT TAAAAAGGCGGTTCGTGCGTCAAAATCGCGAGATAGCTCGGGTGAACTCAATCCAGTCCCTCCGCATTAGAAGTCTCGAGTCTGAAGTCTCTAATCTTCTTTCCGAGAATGTGTCACTCAGGGAACAGATTATAACCCTGacgcaggagctggagcgtTTTGAGGCAGCAAGAACACTTCATGATGGTGTTTATGATGTGAAAGCAAGGCTAGACAGTAAACTGGTGGAGTTAGGCAATCTTATAACTGAGTTGGGTAGCCTGCCACGTCGTTACTCTAGAGCAGTTCGCGAAAATGGCGAGCCTGCTCCAGCGAGACAGTCAAGGGAATCGGGTCCAAAAGAGGTTGATGACACAGACCCCGAGCCGAATCTCGGATTCTTGGACGGGAGACTCCCTGTCATCATGGAAGATAAGTTATATCCCAGACGCACGCTAAC TGCGCAAGAAGTACAAGAATTACGAGACAGCGACACAGATGGTCCGAATTGCTCCGGGTTCGAAGATTCTTCTATATCCCCAAAACAAAGAGTTGAGTACGACGAGGCGGCAACAGGCGGGCCCGCGTATTTCATAGACACCAACACTATTGtcgaagaaatcgagaaCGAACATTCCCTGCCTCCCAACCTTGaaacaaggagaaagaagaaaatagGCCCGGCAACGGTAAACAAGGATCAAGCTGATACACGGCccatctcccttctcgaTTCGAAGTTCACGCGCAAATGTGGAGCAAAGCGCAAATTCTCAgcggaggacgacgagagCCTTTTTGAATCGTCCCCAtctgaggatgatgagtTTCAATTCAGTCGCCCAGCCCAATCGCCAAAATTATTTTCGCAGAATGAGCATGCCTCAGCTGATGATGGCAGCGGCGAACTCCGTCGTCCAATACAGTCACCAACGCTATCTTCGCAGAATGACCACTCCCCAGTCAAAATGAAGCCTCAAAGTGAGAGGTCTATAGCTCATGTACATGGGGAACGAAGAGTGCTCGAACCAA AGAGTACGAATACCAATATACTTTCCCCAGCAAAGCCAAGTATCATGAAGGATTACAACCAAAACCATGACTTTGGATACAATGAGAAGAGTGAAAAACCTCTACCTAGACAAGGGAAAGGCGCCGTGGACGGCAGCAAAAATGCATCCCCGAAGAAGTCCAGTACCCGCACACCAGTCTTTGGCAACGATGGGAATAAAAGCGGTAACAAACAAAAGAAGAGCGGGGCGATAAAATCGAACACTCCATCACTTGATGGAATCGAAGACTCCGAGATCGCGACAACAGCAGATATGCCTAGTACCCGGCCGTCACGGCGACGAGGTACTGTT AGTCAACCCGAGAGTCACAAGACCGAAGGAATAAGCATGCCTCCGTAA
- a CDS encoding DASH complex subunit DAD2 (transcript_id=CADANIAT00001207), translating to MAYASRPTSIFPPGPSTASLRQTNSAISQQQSSALAARIASKKAELDNLIQLRDMSNDLAGQMQALQAKLETLKDGTEAVACVLANWDNVLRAITMASTKLTMLKQVAEQDPTADEKDNVSTDMPLPATLVRIPTSR from the exons ATGGCGTATGCGTCCCGCCCGACCTCCATATTTCCTCCAGGGCCATCGACAGCGTCTCTCCGACAAACAAATAGTGCTATATCACAGCAGCAATCTTCTGCTCTGGCAGCCCGTATTGCGTCAAAGAAAGCCGAACTAGATAATCTGATTCAGCTCCGAGATATGAGTAATGACCTTGCAGGACAGATGCAGGCTCTTCAAGCCAAACTCGAAACACTCAAAGATGGTACAGAAG CTGTGGCATGCGTACTCGCTAACTGGGATAATGTTCTGCGAGCAATTACTATGGCCTCGA CTAAGTTGACAATGTTGAAACAAGTGGCTGAACAGGACCCGACCGCTGATGAGAAGGATAATGTGTCGACTGATATGCCTTTACCAGCTACACTGGTTCGAATACCCACGAGTCGATAA